From a region of the Streptomyces caniferus genome:
- a CDS encoding HAD-IIA family hydrolase — translation MAERKPIESWLTDMDGVLMHEGIPVPGADAFIKRLRESGKPFLVLTNNSIYTPRDLHARLNRIGLDVPWESIWTSALATAQFLDDQRPGGTAYVIGEAGLTTALHDIGYVLTDHSPDYVVLGETRTYSFEALTKAIRLINEGARFIATNPDETGPSPQGALPATGSVAALITKATGVDPYFVGKPNPLMMRHGLNVIGAHSETSAMIGDRMDTDVLAGLEAGMETFLVLTGLTRPEEVDRHPFRPSRVVDSIADLIDLV, via the coding sequence GTGGCAGAGCGCAAGCCGATCGAGTCATGGCTCACCGACATGGACGGCGTCCTGATGCACGAGGGCATTCCGGTCCCCGGGGCGGACGCCTTCATCAAGCGGCTGCGCGAGTCGGGCAAGCCCTTTCTCGTGCTGACCAACAACTCCATCTACACCCCGCGTGACCTGCACGCCCGCCTGAACCGCATCGGGCTGGACGTGCCGTGGGAGTCGATCTGGACGTCCGCGCTGGCCACCGCCCAGTTCCTGGACGACCAGCGGCCCGGCGGCACCGCGTACGTCATCGGGGAGGCGGGCCTGACCACCGCCCTGCACGACATCGGCTACGTCCTGACCGACCACTCCCCGGACTACGTCGTCCTCGGCGAGACCCGCACCTACAGCTTCGAGGCGCTGACGAAGGCGATCCGGCTGATCAACGAAGGCGCGCGGTTCATCGCCACCAACCCCGACGAGACCGGTCCCTCCCCGCAGGGCGCGCTGCCCGCGACCGGTTCGGTGGCCGCGCTGATCACCAAGGCGACGGGCGTCGATCCGTACTTCGTCGGCAAGCCCAACCCGCTGATGATGCGGCACGGGCTCAATGTCATCGGCGCGCATTCCGAGACCTCCGCGATGATCGGCGACCGGATGGACACCGATGTGCTGGCAGGTCTGGAGGCGGGCATGGAGACCTTCCTCGTCCTGACCGGACTGACCCGCCCCGAGGAGGTCGACCGGCACCCGTTCCGGCCCTCCCGTGTAGTGGACTCGATCGCGGACCTCATCGACCTGGTGTGA
- a CDS encoding Gfo/Idh/MocA family oxidoreductase, which translates to MSEMSDSTGTAAPHDPLRVGLIGYGLAGSVFHAPLIAAAEGLQLDTVSTSDPERQAQARAEHPGVRTVDTPEAVLARAADLDLIVLATPNKTHVPLATAALEAGLPVVVDKPLAATAAEAEKLAALAGDRGLLLSVFQNRRWDNDFRTARKLIEDGALGDVYRFESRFERWRPQPKGGWRESGDPAEIGGLLYDLGSHLVDQALVLFGPAVSVYAESVVRRPGAEADDDSFIALTHAGGVRSHLWMSATTAMLGPRFRVLGSRAGYVKHGLDPQEAALREGRRPGDEKGEWGVEPESHRGRLGAGSSPQSGGGEQVPTLPGDYPAYYAAIARALREGGRPPVTATEAAAALRVLEAARRSAAEGRTVRIVG; encoded by the coding sequence ATGAGCGAGATGAGCGACTCCACCGGCACCGCCGCCCCCCACGACCCGCTCCGCGTCGGCCTCATCGGCTACGGCCTGGCGGGCTCGGTCTTCCACGCGCCGCTGATCGCGGCCGCCGAGGGCCTGCAGCTCGACACCGTCTCGACCTCCGACCCGGAGCGGCAGGCGCAGGCCCGCGCCGAGCATCCGGGGGTCCGTACGGTCGACACCCCCGAGGCGGTGCTCGCCCGCGCCGCGGACCTCGACCTGATCGTGCTGGCGACGCCGAACAAGACGCATGTGCCGCTCGCCACCGCCGCCCTGGAGGCCGGCCTGCCGGTGGTGGTCGACAAGCCGCTGGCCGCGACCGCCGCCGAGGCCGAGAAGCTCGCCGCGCTCGCCGGGGACCGCGGCCTGCTGCTCTCCGTCTTCCAGAACCGCCGCTGGGACAACGACTTCCGCACCGCCCGCAAGCTGATCGAGGACGGCGCGCTCGGCGACGTCTACCGCTTCGAGTCCCGCTTCGAGCGCTGGCGGCCGCAGCCCAAGGGCGGCTGGCGCGAGTCCGGCGACCCGGCGGAGATCGGCGGACTGCTCTACGACCTCGGCAGCCACCTCGTCGACCAGGCGCTGGTTCTCTTCGGCCCGGCCGTCTCCGTGTACGCCGAGTCCGTCGTCCGCCGCCCGGGCGCGGAGGCCGACGACGACTCCTTCATCGCCCTCACCCACGCCGGCGGCGTCCGCTCCCACCTGTGGATGAGCGCCACCACCGCCATGCTCGGCCCGCGCTTCCGGGTGCTGGGCAGCCGGGCGGGCTATGTGAAGCACGGCCTGGACCCGCAGGAGGCCGCGCTGCGCGAGGGCCGCCGGCCCGGCGACGAGAAGGGCGAATGGGGCGTGGAGCCGGAGTCCCACCGGGGCCGGCTCGGCGCCGGGTCGTCCCCGCAGTCCGGTGGCGGCGAGCAGGTGCCGACGCTGCCGGGCGACTACCCCGCCTACTACGCCGCGATCGCCCGGGCGCTGCGCGAGGGCGGCCGGCCGCCGGTGACCGCCACCGAGGCCGCGGCCGCGCTGCGCGTCCTGGAGGCCGCCAGGCGCTCGGCCGCGGAAGGCCGCACGGTCCGGATCGTGGGCTGA
- a CDS encoding fumarylacetoacetate hydrolase family protein has translation MKLLRVGTVGAERPALLDGTGVLRDLSGLVTDIDPVLLADDAALARLRTAAASGDLPPLDAAGLRTGPPLARIGKIVCIGLNYHDHARETGAATPEEPILFMKAPDTVVGPEDTVLVPRDSVKTDWEVELAVVIGRTARYLESDDEALAAVAGYAVAHDVSERAFQIERGGQWDKGKNCETFNPLGPWLVTADEVPDPQALGLRLWVNGELKQDGTTAEQIFPVAEVVRYVSRFMTLYPGDVINTGTPAGVAMGRPEPKPYLRAGDVVELEIDGLGRQRQRLRDA, from the coding sequence ATGAAGCTGCTGCGTGTCGGCACGGTGGGGGCGGAACGCCCGGCGCTGCTCGACGGAACAGGGGTCCTGCGGGACCTGTCCGGCCTGGTCACGGACATCGACCCGGTGCTGCTCGCGGACGACGCGGCACTGGCGCGCCTCCGCACCGCGGCCGCGTCCGGTGACCTGCCGCCGCTCGACGCGGCCGGGCTGCGCACCGGCCCGCCGCTGGCCCGGATCGGCAAGATCGTGTGCATCGGGCTGAACTACCACGACCACGCCCGGGAGACGGGCGCCGCGACCCCCGAGGAGCCGATCCTCTTCATGAAGGCCCCGGACACGGTCGTCGGACCCGAGGACACCGTGCTGGTCCCGCGGGACAGTGTGAAGACCGACTGGGAAGTGGAGCTGGCGGTCGTCATCGGCCGTACGGCCCGCTACCTGGAGAGCGACGACGAGGCGCTGGCGGCGGTGGCCGGCTACGCGGTGGCGCACGACGTCTCCGAGCGTGCCTTCCAGATCGAGCGCGGCGGCCAGTGGGACAAGGGCAAGAACTGCGAGACGTTCAACCCCCTGGGGCCGTGGCTGGTGACCGCCGACGAGGTGCCGGACCCGCAGGCCCTCGGCCTGCGGCTGTGGGTCAACGGCGAGCTGAAACAGGACGGCACGACCGCCGAGCAGATCTTCCCGGTGGCCGAAGTGGTCCGCTACGTCAGCCGGTTCATGACCCTCTACCCGGGCGACGTCATCAACACCGGCACCCCGGCCGGCGTCGCCATGGGCCGCCCGGAACCCAAGCCGTACCTGCGGGCCGGTGACGTCGTGGAGCTGGAGATCGACGGCCTGGGCCGGCAGCGTCAGCGCCTGCGCGACGCGTAG
- a CDS encoding ROK family transcriptional regulator, whose translation MSSNDLSHDGVAGPPGANLPALRDHNAALVLGLLRAAGEEGVSRRELAGRTGLTPQAVSKITARLRADGLVAEAGRRASTGGKPATVLRLVPGARHAVGLHLDRDELTAVLADLAGEAVAVRRAPLAFEEGAGQVLATVEREVAALRAQAGGPPVLGAGAACPGPLDHTTGVLHRVTGAPRWDGFPLRDALAERLGLPVVVDKDTNAAALGLAQGIPAGPGSFGYLHLGTGLGAGLVLDGGLYRGPRTGAGEFGHQTVQWDGPRCGCGRRGCIEALCLAAVARGDLPGAARALGVGAANLVELLDIDRLLLGGRTVLEHPEVFLKGVAGVLAEQARTRGRAGEPVPVALARGGARVVADGAAELVLAPLFGRRRTGLAAGRVGPAPA comes from the coding sequence GTGAGCAGCAACGATCTCTCCCACGACGGCGTCGCCGGCCCTCCGGGCGCCAACCTCCCCGCCCTGCGCGACCACAACGCCGCGCTGGTGCTCGGGCTGCTGCGCGCGGCCGGCGAGGAGGGGGTCAGCCGGCGGGAGCTCGCCGGCCGCACCGGGCTGACCCCGCAGGCCGTCAGCAAGATCACCGCCCGGCTGCGGGCCGACGGCCTGGTCGCCGAGGCGGGCCGCCGCGCCTCCACCGGCGGCAAGCCCGCCACCGTCCTGCGGCTGGTCCCCGGCGCCCGGCACGCCGTCGGACTGCACCTCGACCGCGACGAGCTCACCGCCGTCCTCGCCGACCTCGCGGGCGAAGCGGTCGCCGTACGCCGTGCCCCGCTCGCCTTCGAGGAGGGTGCCGGTCAGGTGCTCGCCACCGTCGAACGGGAGGTCGCCGCGCTGCGCGCACAGGCCGGCGGCCCGCCCGTACTGGGCGCCGGGGCGGCCTGCCCGGGCCCGCTGGACCACACCACCGGCGTCCTGCACCGGGTCACCGGCGCGCCCCGGTGGGACGGCTTTCCCCTGCGGGACGCGCTCGCCGAACGGCTCGGCCTGCCCGTCGTCGTCGACAAGGACACCAACGCGGCGGCGCTGGGCCTCGCCCAGGGGATACCGGCGGGTCCCGGCTCGTTCGGCTACCTCCACCTGGGCACCGGCCTGGGCGCCGGGCTCGTCCTGGACGGCGGCCTCTACCGCGGCCCGCGCACCGGCGCCGGCGAATTCGGCCACCAGACCGTGCAGTGGGACGGGCCGCGCTGCGGCTGCGGGCGGCGCGGCTGCATCGAGGCGCTGTGCCTCGCGGCGGTGGCCCGCGGCGATCTGCCGGGTGCGGCGCGGGCGCTGGGCGTGGGCGCCGCCAACCTCGTCGAGCTGCTGGACATCGACCGGCTGCTGCTCGGCGGGCGGACCGTGCTGGAGCACCCCGAGGTGTTCCTCAAAGGCGTGGCCGGGGTGCTCGCCGAGCAGGCGCGCACCCGCGGCCGGGCCGGGGAACCGGTGCCGGTGGCGCTCGCCCGCGGCGGTGCCCGGGTGGTCGCCGACGGGGCGGCGGAACTGGTGCTGGCGCCGCTGTTCGGACGGCGGCGGACCGGCCTCGCGGCCGGGCGCGTTGGGCCGGCCCCGGCATGA